gaggagaaaaaccatgggtaataagattttacattttatgtgttgggtattatttgtttacaattttttggctattttgaacagatctgagcctatattggtgtatttttcgggattttttgagagatttcgcgatctgtgtttttctgggttttctgcaatttttttgctcgatatcagctcgataacggttcgatatgagcttgatggtatgtagaagaaggtcttGTAAGAGCTTGAtgtagctcgatgtgagctcgattatagctcgataggttTGGGTGTTAGTGCTCGATTgtgctcgatggaaactcgataagggttcgattggaccctacaatatttgagctcgataggtttaggtttctcgatatgtgctcgatagggttcgatggagggtttggttaggtttTATGTTCGGTTTTGAGAAATTGtagctcgatgctaactcgataagAGCTCAATGCTAACTCGATAGAGCTCAATGTTTgctcgataaagctcgataatGTTCTTTTTTAATGTATTTCTGAAAAAATAACAGttttcctgacaatgttaatgtttttttcttccaacacaggctctattgtctacgtttttgtatcctacaatggtgttcttggccacaacagggctacatgcaaagctaggctttaaactcttttttcccatttgaacttgttgtattaataaactctttttatttgatttttcttaaaagttatgttaatgGTTCGATAAGAAAATGATATtgcttgatattagctcgataacagcccatgaaagttataaaaaaatgataacagttcgaaactgtacatgtaaagaccccGTATACAAGATTATCATGAAGGTAACAAATTTCTCATATATTGaataacagttcgatatagcttgatattagctcgataacagcccatgaaagttataaaaaaaatgtgaacaagaaactgtacatgtaaagagcatgtatatatacaatcatcaaggtaacaaattttgataccacaagtctgtggtccaacccatgaaagttataaaaaaatgtgaacaacaaactgtacctgtaaagaccctgtatatatacaatcatcaaggtaacaaattttgataccataAGTCTGTagtccacttgttcctgaacacctccatattttcatcgcagatagtttccaatggaagaccgaccattagatgctcaatatacttgatagcatacacaccacagtccccactgtaaaaaaaaaagtaaatattaaGTGCACATTGCTAtaaatttagttagaaacaaaattagtatgaatatgatgtttgttaccttctctttgactgaggtagctcgtgtttctgtttgcaacgccatgtgaactgatgcggcctctttcctgctgatggaatcttcaacatcaagttatcagtaaacagtttactctgcattaacagagaaggaagcataaagcaccatggactcataataacctcaagctttgcgtcactaatcaccgagttgtctgaatcgtaaacagtcagagtccaactagaaatggaagtctcaatggcaaaccaatattgttgtccatagttctggcaccaatatacatcctcaactcctccccaagatgccagaaactgctgctcgatgccggtcaacatggacataatgtCAGTATCCCAAGaatactttgttttgtcggctgttttcttgtactgatcatatcgggcaggtatcacttgtgagaaataactgttcatcacaactgcattctgtcgatatatattgggaaaatacttgcgacgcatacgaagcatgtgttctgccgcatcaatatgctgcaaagagagtacgataaaaaaattagcaaagaccatcataaattgttgctgtcgagctccatcgagctcatatcgaactactatcgagctcacatcgagccagtctgaaacagtaaagaacaaccctattttaacatccctatcgaactcctatcgagctccatcgagctcacatcgagccaatctgaaacagtaaagaacaaccatAATCCCTAtcaaactactatcgagctccatcgatctcacatcgagctaatctcaaacaataaagaacaaccctattttaacatccctatcgaactcctatcaagctccatcgagctcacatcgagccaatatgaaacagtaaagaacaaccctacatccctatcgaactactatcgagctccatcgggctcacatcgagccagtctgaaatagtaaagaacaaccctattttaacatccctattgaactcctatcgagctcacatcgagccaatatgaaacagtaaagaacaaccctattttaacatccctatcgaacttatatcgagctcacatcgagccaatctgaaatagtaaagaacaaccctattttaacatccttatcgaactcatatcgagctcCATCGAACTCACATCGATCTTGTAAACTCCTATCAAACTgctatcgaactcatatcgagctatcatcgagctcatatcgagtcagtaaaaacaaaacatgtaaaattgaaaacagtccataattaggtataaatggcttaccccatcattgagccacgactggggtgtcttcaacgtcagaaaccacgctggaccgtgactcccagtctttacatcccgcggggtcttgttgggcatgtctccaagtagccacttgcacattgtcctatactgtttgggatctggcttcttgagagggtccagcacaTGTGTAGCCTCTTGTGTAGCCTCCTCTGCTGGTGCAGCTGcatcagtgcgaggtcttttcctcgtgggatcggtatagtcctcaaaccaatctggcttgcgtctttggcgtctatccctctgaaactgaaccccagcaacatcctcagggttgacaataacgactcccggagtctcagcatcaggtgtcacaatgatggtaggaggcatcattggatcatcaacatagtctagcGGAATATCCAATGACTCTAAGTCTGAATCTTCATCGGAGcccctcggtttctccttaataaatgtcaggatctgactgactatgtccaagatcactgactggttcttcaggagggtctcctgtcgaccctcgactctgtccaaccgctcaGTCAAGTCAGCGagctcaggggctgaggctgaggctggtgttggggttggTGTTGGGGATGACGCTGAGGCTGGGGCAAAGGTTGAGGCTGGGGCTGGGGCTGGGGCaataggaggggtgggacctgcaacctcctcccccggggcagcatcaacaaatatcttctggtgacgggaaggtactgaaatccaaccccgtcaccagggcaaactctcccataccgaatctacaagacttcgaccccaagaaaaaatgcacctcatcttcgttgttgcaagtgattttcctcagcaacagttgatgcaccaagactccggagaaattaaactccgaagccaaaaagaactgcttgaaaggggattccttagccctttcaagtagcccgagctccaAAAACCTGGTCTTAATAATatttaaagtactactaccccgatatgtcactcgaccaggaaagtgatcactgaacggaacaagcaacttaggcatctgcaacaacacatgaaaaaaaaaaattggtaagaaaacagaatGTTAAACATAATCAGGAAAAACTTCAAAATAATTTCATCAAAAAACTGAAATAAGCTGTcatcgagctataatcgagctgAAACATACACTATCGAGCCAatgtcgagcctatcgagctaagcaAAATATGTCTACATAAATAATCATCGAGCCTattatcgaaccattatcgaacctgtCGAGCCCTATTTATtaataccacagatccatcgagctctgatcgatccaccatcgaaccattcaaactaccctatcgagcccactatcgaaccataatcgagcctatcgagctagtttCATATATTACCCATGGATAACATTGAGCTTCTATCGAAccttatcgaacctatcgagcccttttaACCTAATACCACATATCCATCGAGCTATTATTGATCCACCATCGAACCATTCATACTACCCTATCAAGCCTACTATTGAACcataatcgagcctatcgagctagtttCATAAATTACCATGGATaacatcgagcttctatcgaacctatcgagctactGGTTCAAACCTAGAAAAAATCATTGAGCAACCCAGACCAAAGAACTACCATACCCATTCCATACCACCAGATTCAAAAgaatcaaaacaacaaaaatatcacgaGGGTTCAAGAATATACCTTAATGAGAAATGGGTTCGATTGATGGGTTTGACGGGTTCGACGGTTCGACGACGTGGGTTTCGAGCTTCTTTGTCGCCGTTGGCTCGATGGGTTCGACAGCCGATGCCGGAGAAGATAAAATGGAGCCTGAGATCGACGGTTTCCTTCGTTTTAGGGGGTTTTTGGGTTTCCTCGAATTGTGTTTGGGAAAAAATGAGAGAATTTCTACAGTTTGGGTTTGGGAAAAAATGAGGTTTCGGGATTGAGAGACtgagagaatgagagagtttGTGTgggaaaaaatttgagtggaaaaaaaatgagaggggtatttttggtacttcTTGAAAGTTTAGCACTAATTTGAAAAGTTTATTAGTGCtggtattatttagtaattatacccactattatgcataaatagtgaaatttctcatttgtaATAAAAATAAGCCAGTGAAATATATTGGGAAAACATTAGAATACTAAAGTGAACAGAAAAATATCAAGAACCACTTTATTTTAAGCAAACTAAGGAGATTAACATCATATAAGCTACAGAGGCAATGAACAATTATAAGGGTAGAACTACAAGTCTATATTGTACCAATTGCGGATACATAtttgaaaaatacattttaaattagaaaaataaattgaaaatacattgacattttaaattaatagaaatttaaaaaattcatattttgataacaaaaatacataaattacaAAGTGATACATATCTGGTTAGTCAACACTTAACAGCTCCAACAGAAaaagtattgaaaaaaaataatgttttaaaaaCTTTATGTATTTTTTTCACAAAGAAAAATGATTAGATATGtatttttaacatatattaaacattgagtattttttcttgtaataCATTAAGTATTTATTCCGCaaacatttgaatttatacttAATCTATATTATACCAATTGGGGATACATATTTGCTACAAATTAGTTTGTAAAGTGATaagaatttttttaaatagtactatacttgataaaaaaaaaatagtagcaGTTCTATAAGGGctttactttaagccctactggtgaAGCTCTCAATGTTCTCGACCTTtaaacagttttcggcacgaattttttttatgaccgtgtatattgtagctatttagagcatcagcacgattttcagaaaattccgaatagtttacggtaccgaaaacttggttcaaacatgttgttgcacgcgtgactaatttttttatgcgcgtggaaattaatatgtttgaacctagttttcggtactgtaaactattcggaattttctgaaaatttgcaggatgctctaaatagttacaatatatacggtcataaaaaaaatcgcaccaaaaTCTATTcccgggtcgagaaacactgagagccctaccgatagggcttaaagtgaagcccttatTGAAGAATTGTCCTTCATAAATATACTCTTGCTTTATTCCAATCACAATATTTGTGAACTTTAATAACCTTCAAAACAAAGTTCAACATTGTCTAACATTAGATCTAATTACTTCATCGGAGATTTTTCTATAGATGACAGATCATATATGATTTTTTGCTATAGAAGACTGATCATAAATAGTAGGAATCAAGTACAAGTCATCTTTTCTTCTCATTGTAATACCAAATAACTCTGTCATATCCAAATTTTCATGTTTCATTCCATTGGGGAGTTTCCAATCAAAGTGGTATAGCAAATATGCTAGAGGAAGCTCAACATTGATGAGGCCAAATGACATCCCTGGACATATTCTCCTTCCAGCACCAAATGGAATGTACTCaaaattattgcccttgaagtcaaTAGCACTGTCAAAAAACCTCTCTGGCAGAAAATTCTCAGGTTCAATCCAATACTTGGGATCTCTTCCAATTGCCCAAACATTTACCATTACTCTGGTTTTCATAGGTATCTCATAACCATTTATGTCACATTTTTCTCTACTTTCCCTTGGAAGTAACAAAGGAGCTGGAGGATGCAACCTTAGAGTTTCTTTAACAACTGATTTTAAATATTTCATCTCATCAATTGATGTTTCATCCACTGACCCTTTTCTGCCAAAGACTTCTCTCACCTCATCTTGAGCCTTTCTCATCACTCTAGGATTTCTCATCATTTCTACCATAGCCCAATCCACAGATAAAGCCGATGTTTCACTTCCAGCCAAAAAGATGTCCTGAAATAAGTCACCATTTTTCATTTCATTATTCTTCATGCTTATTTTCACAAACTTATAGAAGAAGTACTTATTCTATAACAATAACTTTGATAATATAAAGAAGGTGATGTTGATGAAACTTACAAGGATTACTCCTTTAATATTGTCCCTTGTTATGGTGAACCCAAGATCTCCATTGTTATGAAACTTCAGAAGAACATCAACCAAGTCTTCATGTCTTCCACCTTTCTCTGCTGAAATTTCATTCTCTTTTATGTGCTCCTGGATGATATTTTCCAATATCCTTGAAGACCTTAGTTTGATGCTCTCGAACTTAGGACGACTTGTCCAATCAAGAAAACTCAAAGAAGGAAACATCTCTGCAAACTCAAACCCTCCAGCTGCCTTGATAGTTTCCTCCATAATCGATATAAACTCATCATGGTCTCTACTTTTCTTGCCAAAGGCAGCCCGAGATGTGATGCCATAAGATGATTTTTTAACCATTTCAGTAAGATTGATAGCTGACCCAACTTTTGAAGTTATCCCTTCTACAAGATTAAACAGCTCTTCTTCTCTAACGGGTTGAAAAGTTTGAACTCTTGCTGGGCTTAGAAGCTCCTGCGTACAAATCTTTCTGAGCTGTCTCCAACACTCACCATATGGAGCAAATATAATATTCGTACAATTATATGCAATGATCTGTGCAGCAAGAGTTCGGGGTCTAGATGCAAAAACAACATCATGGGTTCTCATGACCTCTTTAGCATACTCTGATGATGAAACTATTAGAATTGGAACTTGTCCAATTTTGAGGAACATGAGTGGCCCATGTTGCTTGGATAAGTCTCTGAGTTTAAGATGGGGTAAAGAGCCGAAAAGCTGGTGCGTATTTCCCACTAATGGTAGTCTCCATGGTCCTGGGGGTAGCTTTGAAACTGAGTTCTTTGTTTGACCTCTTTTCAAAACTATAATCACTACCATAAACACAAAAACGAAGGAGAAGAGGATTGGGATAGAAGGTAGTTGGAGATCCATTTGGAAAGCAATGAGATTGAAGGTCTAATATATTGTTGCACTAATAATTATGGTTAAAAGGACGAGCTTTCATATAGCTGTGGAGTTATGGAGTTAGATAGGGATAAGGATGAGTATTGATATTTGTCTCCGCACCTCCACATGAGGACTACATGAGGTCATACGTTATAAATTGTTAGTCCtgcttattaaatttaaatataaaggACTCCATAACGTTATAATTTGCTAGTCCTGCTTATTAAAttgtaaaataaaaacaaaattttgaaTTTGATAGGTAACGACACAATAATTTGGAGAATGGGTCCATAAAATCTTCACTTTAATTACAAAACTTTTTTCCTTTTTTGAACAGTTCCGGTTGTACTTTTAAAGACATATTAAACAGGTGTGTGAAAGAGATGTATAGAGGGAAGATATGATTCCTTAATAGTCTTTCTTACTTGGGGGCCTTTCTAATCCCTCACTTCATTTCGAGGATTACATACCTCAAGCAATAGTATCCATtggattatttttttaaaaaaacaagttTTTGAGATCCAAGGGTTGTTAGAGAAACTTACTGACAAAGGTATAAATTTTATCAAAATTGGCTACCGACTCTACATTATTCTGAAATATTTTCAAATAGCAAGAaggaaatttcatgttatacgCATGATAATttagtaaatttttttaatatgttattattttaaatatatgacaattttaattttttagataaaaatacccctaacattcaaacactcattttctctctcaatctgaactctctctctctcacacatcgctctttctctcactctctcattctaatcttgtagatctcgaaaaaatactaaaattaaaaaaaaaatcgcattagggatttcggggcattacagttaccggaaccactagtgttaaatcacttatcggattaggattgacttgatagtcatccactcaggagggcaggattccttatcctagatgcccatcattacgtgaacttatttgcataCTTGAAtaaggctatatttgctaggcatgtgccttatgatttaatgacatgttattactattcatgagcatattgagttttcttgctgggcttcggctcacgggtgctatgtggtgcaggtaaaggcaaaagaaatccggaccattcttgagttggagagcttaggtgacgatgtgtaaatatgcagctgctcgaccgccacgaccgagggtttaaagatgttgaccctcgttttggtcaactgacacggagttaaATACTTGATGTGACAAAAGGTATTGAAacagatctaatggaaagaatagtaaacgacacaaaaatattatagttgttcggccccaagaattagtaatgacctacgtccacttaagctattattgatattgaatctcaaaggagtgatcaaagaactagggttctctgagtttcacagaccttagagagatgaataatacaatcgtaagataatagctctaattctcttgtaaagtataaacttaaatcagctAAAAAGTCCCTTcattgagctatttctctctatttataggctcaaagaggattacacgaattagttacatatattctttcctaaataatcggatcatcatggatcatgggaggTAATCTcgaatatgattacaattgtacaagattatgtcaaaatatatggagtatacgaccaggctggtcgtatataaaatccaaatgttatgtcaaGGGAAtttcactggtcgatggtcgaacaaaacttctgccaggtgtcagccacgtgttaaaaacgtctgccacgtcacccatgcctgctttttggataacatttgccccccaagtttatttattacgaccagcaataaatgaactttaaggaaaatgactcttcgattaccccaccaaatctctcagagtagttcgtgccttcttggaaaaagtggcatacccctgtctaatcatgccttttcgaTTCCCAAGCAATCCATTGACAGCTATCACTCTCCCCCATTCTTTGAAAAGAGGAAacttatgattacctcttttttcatgCTGCAAACGAAATATATAGCCTCCAgaacttcctttttctttttacgcaagctatttTTCTATCAAGAAACCCTAAGTCAGAACCCCTACTCTCCCTGAAGATCATCTTTCGACGTTCCAGGAATCAGTCGTTTGTTCACCTACGCTCGGAATTTCTTCAAAGCTTCATAATCTTCGCATCGGTAAGCTTTAGAACTTTTGCACTCTTCATTTTTGTTGTGCATGCCGATGTAAGTTAGCTTTTAGGTTCTGATATTGTCTGCGTtcttgggttgagatgcatgaaaatagggtatttatcgagtgatgctagataggatggtgtatcttttccatttaggagttatgaatcagtttgatagtcgagatcataaatttaggacgtaaaatcgaagtaaaaatttgatttttatgctagttgaaaaactgagtttttcccgcccttactgaagttgaaaaagctttttcagaaaaaaaaaaaactgtttactttcactttttgatctgtttttcaaactgttcgcatggaaaagttagttttttgctaaaatgttgttgtataaaagtttgacttttatacacggccagcgttattctaaccgaCTTTCTAGactcttcatcctcacctcccaaTTTTTCTGTTCGTAGATTTTAAtgctagatttgtggggaggtgagaggccgatcgaagACGATCTTCTTGCGCAACTGCTTAAAGGTGAAGAACAGCCTGCCCAGTGCattcacgagattcctttctctagACTCTCTCcttccagacctcaaccatcTGCAGCCAGAATGGGTTGTGTCAAATCCACTGCCCAAAAGAAAAAGCCTGAACATACTTCAAACCCTCCAactcagcctgattcgcaggctggggttccctcgaccagtggtcgagaaaacactGTCCCAGACCCTCTTATCCAGGTTAGGGCTCGCCCTCGACATTCaattcttcctgatgtcgagtggtatctttctccacttAGCCAAGTAACCCCCAGGTTGCTTGCTAATTACCTCAGGAAATATTGCCTCACTGGGGTAACTCTCAAAATCCCCACTGCGGAACAGAAGGCTAATTTGCATGGAGGcgtttacagcgcctggtcgaggtatcacatagaggcgggggctgcCCTTCCTCTCCATCCATTCTTTCAGGAGGTGGCGAACTACTTTggtgtcgcccctttccaaattacaCCCAACGAATATAGGATGcctgctgcactctatatcctttataaacataaaaattggccagagcctaccccccatgaggtcaattatctctttgcccttaaatccaacccccaaCAGTCTGGTACGAggttctttcatttttgtcaccaggagaccacccGAACCTTCCTAagtgacaccacccacatctccaatgtggggaaatacagtcaggagtatttccttacgccTGACATGGTTGCgaataacctggccttcgctcgaggaggtaaatgccttTTTCCACTAGTCGCTGTTTTTACTCAGCAAATTTCCTTGTATTTTTttgaaatatcttgtgcttttcaggcccatggttatgaccagacccaacaccagacatggtgttgaggtctgccaCGTTGGCCAGAATGACAGATGGTGAGAAGAGCGTCAAGTCTCTGGTCACTAAGGCTAACTTGAGGCTGGctggcctcctggcccctcaccaggatatGAGTGAACCCGCGGCGGtaagtgttaggaaaatattgttttgcctcaatggaaatgattataatattacaactctatgcaataatattacaagtaaatatagattgattaaataaggttacaactctataactgaaaatacaaataaaccaaagaaagggagaagatgatgatgaataagagaatggtggaaatacaactcaaagcaaaatgttacaagtaaacgaaaatgtttgaaataaagaaaagaagattacaacctttgaacaagaaatacaagtaataggaacaagagaataagtagaaaacaatgcaatagaaagaagaacaaaaacaaaagcaaactctcacttacacaacctaagtgaagaggattggggatcaccaacttgaacaaggtataaaacctttgtccaaaagcttatttccccctaactcaagcactaagggatctctctcagatataggaaaagctttctggaattatcaagcctcaaggtgtttcttgccaagtgctctagtggatagaaaagttgtgtcttacaagtgagctataggctcctatttatagagtttagagacaccctttgaatttcaaattccaccaacccccatggctgttaccaatgtttaattggattaatatggaattaaaaaagagatttgggagttatttgggttttttgagccgttcaacaaaggttgaaaaaactgaaaatttggtcagtttttggtttgtggccgcgaccagagacattagtggccgcggccactggtctctgacccacaggccgcggccactgaccaatttcaacacaaaaattgtgctgtttttccaaacggttccaaaccctcccaaatgattttgtaactcccaaaacacattattggggttaaaatcatatctctaacagccatatcacatatggcttttatgaaattcatctcaatattgtgtaacaacaatcttacacaataaagggtaatatttggaagttacaaatttgtaacaccaaatatgttacattatttggatatatctcttatatctaaatattgtaactctctattatatgttacaatatgtgacacactttgtcacatttatttaatctaaaacattatattataatataatataattttacattatattataaaataatataacattcccccacaagattaaatagttatctattgtaacacttatttaatcaatcattatactttgaaatataacatatcccccacttgattaaataagaactctctcttataggagtcattgcattagtgcataaagtaaactgtttttcaacttgaactttactatagtgtaattatcacaaaatttgtcgaaaaattaggttgcactaggcattgaaccttcttttcatgatgacaaatcggtgataacacacactcctttgcaatgttcacttgagacctctatgtctcgctttgcaccgttaatggccatgtgcactttccattcatggacgttcttgagaatactcccaattctcatgagaggcggcaccacccctaggtccatataggtagaattcttacagtattttgttaccaaaaatacttgtctttacaagactgaactctattaaaaaacctttcggttttaaccctccacatggtaacacacaagtactcaatatctcatatgagacttgttttgagtacaactaatattcacttgaatgacttgttattacctattgaacctaacactagtttaataactagtgttaagataggttaccatcaatcgtgaatctctttagggagtttaagtcccatccctcgagatgatgcagccactaaatccctcgttagtggcttagtgaaaggatctgccagattttcactagttctcacataggatattgagatgactcctctttgaatc
The Humulus lupulus chromosome 6, drHumLupu1.1, whole genome shotgun sequence DNA segment above includes these coding regions:
- the LOC133783221 gene encoding cytochrome P450 71D11-like, whose translation is MDLQLPSIPILFSFVFVFMVVIIVLKRGQTKNSVSKLPPGPWRLPLVGNTHQLFGSLPHLKLRDLSKQHGPLMFLKIGQVPILIVSSSEYAKEVMRTHDVVFASRPRTLAAQIIAYNCTNIIFAPYGECWRQLRKICTQELLSPARVQTFQPVREEELFNLVEGITSKVGSAINLTEMVKKSSYGITSRAAFGKKSRDHDEFISIMEETIKAAGGFEFAEMFPSLSFLDWTSRPKFESIKLRSSRILENIIQEHIKENEISAEKGGRHEDLVDVLLKFHNNGDLGFTITRDNIKGVILDIFLAGSETSALSVDWAMVEMMRNPRVMRKAQDEVREVFGRKGSVDETSIDEMKYLKSVVKETLRLHPPAPLLLPRESREKCDINGYEIPMKTRVMVNVWAIGRDPKYWIEPENFLPERFFDSAIDFKGNNFEYIPFGAGRRICPGMSFGLINVELPLAYLLYHFDWKLPNGMKHENLDMTELFGITMRRKDDLYLIPTIYDQSSIAKNHI